The following proteins are co-located in the Anomalospiza imberbis isolate Cuckoo-Finch-1a 21T00152 chromosome 1, ASM3175350v1, whole genome shotgun sequence genome:
- the TRHR gene encoding thyrotropin-releasing hormone receptor, which translates to MENGTGDEQNQTGLPLSSQEIITAEYQVVTVLLVLLICGLGIVGNVMVVLVVLRTKHMRTPTNCYLVSLAVADLVVLVAAGLPNITESLYRSWVYGYVGCLCITYLQYLGINASSFSIAAFTIERYIAICHPIKAQFLCTFSRAKKIIVFVWAFTSIYCMLWFFLLDLNTVAYKETTVVSCGYKVSRSYYSPIYMMDFGIFYVVPMVLATVLYGLIARILFLNPIPSDPKENSKTWRNDVAHQSKPVNSKMTSRSFNSTIASRRQVTKMLAVVVILFAFLWMPYRTLVVVNSFLSRPFQENWFLLFCRICIYLNSAINPVIYNLMSQKFRAAFRKLCNYQQKQEKKPASYSMALNYNVIKDSDHFSTELEDITNTYLSSAKLSIGDTCLSSKA; encoded by the exons ATGGAGAATGGCACGGGAGACGAGCAGAACCAGACTGGGCTTCCACTATCAAGCCAGGAGATCATTACAGCTGAATACCAAGTGGTTACCGTCCTCTTGGTCCTCCTCATCTGCGGGCTGGGCATCGTGGGCAATGTCATGGTAGTTTTGGTGGTCCTCAGAACCAAGCACATGAGAACTCCCACTAACTGCTATCTGGTGAGTCTGGCTGTGGCAGATCTCGTGGTGCTTGTGGCTGCAGGACTGCCCAATATCACAGAGAGCCTGTACAGATCCTGGGTGTACGGCTACGTCGGGTGTCTCTGCATCACTTATCTCCAGTACCTGGGAATCAACGCTTCTTCTTTTTCCATCGCTGCCTTCACCATTGAGAGGTACATAGCCATCTGCCACCCAATCAAAGCTCAATTCCTATGCACTTTTTCAAGAGCCAAAAAGAtcattgtttttgtttgggCTTTCACCTCCATATACTGTATGCTCTGGTTTTTCTTGCTAGACCTTAATACAGTAGCCTACAAAGAGACTACTGTTGTGTCCTGTGGCTACAAGGTTTCCAGGAGCTATTACTCTCCTATCTACATGATGGACTTTGGTATATTTTATGTTGTGCCAATGGTATTGGCAACTGTCCTCTATGGCCTGATTGCTAGAATACTGTTCCTGAACCCCATCCCTTCAGACCCAAAAGAAAACTCTAAGACCTGGAGGAATGATGTGGCTCACCAAAGCAAGCCTGTGAATTCCAAGATGACTAGCAGGAGTTTCAATAGCACTATTGCTTCTCGAAGGCAG GTTACCAAAATGCTGGCCGTGGTTGTGATCCTATTTGCATTCCTATGGATGCCCTACCGCACCCTGGTTGTTGTCAATTCCTTTCTTTCCAGACCCTTCCAAGAAAACTGGTTCCTGCTATTTTGCAGaatctgtatttatttaaatagtGCCATCAATCCTGTAATTTATAATCTCATGTCCCAGAAATTCAGAGCAGCCTTCAGGAAACTGTGCAACTACcagcagaaacaggagaagaaaCCTGCCAGTTACAGCATGGCCCTAAATTACAATGTGATCAAGGATTCTGATCATTTCAGCACTGAGCTAGAAGATATTACCAATACCTACCTGTCCTCTGCAAAACTGTCCATTGGTGATACGTGTTTGTCATCCAAG GCCTGA